A single window of [Clostridium] hylemonae DSM 15053 DNA harbors:
- a CDS encoding SDR family NAD(P)-dependent oxidoreductase has product MVQKSEKYTVITGASSGIGYETAKAFAARSKNLIIVARRQNNLEALKNEILQKYPALDIVIKVTDLSILENVYRLYTDLKDYSLETWINNAGFGNYDSVAQQDLKKIETMLHLNVEALTILSSLFVRDYRDIAGTQLINLSSAGGYTIVPTAVTYCAAKFYVSTFTEGLAHELRESGAKMQVKVLAPAATKTEFGKVANDVSNYDYDKLFGTYHTSQQMAAFLLELYDSNKIVGTVDRENFSFKLCDPLFSYSGNSKHNQKTSK; this is encoded by the coding sequence ATGGTACAGAAATCAGAAAAATACACAGTCATTACAGGGGCTAGTTCTGGTATTGGTTATGAGACAGCAAAAGCATTTGCCGCCCGCAGTAAAAACTTGATCATTGTCGCCCGCCGTCAGAATAATCTTGAAGCCTTAAAGAATGAAATCTTGCAGAAATATCCGGCACTGGATATTGTAATCAAAGTCACGGATCTGTCTATTTTGGAAAATGTATATCGTCTCTATACAGACTTGAAAGATTATTCGCTGGAAACATGGATTAACAATGCAGGCTTTGGAAACTACGACAGCGTGGCACAGCAAGATCTAAAAAAGATTGAAACCATGCTTCATCTGAATGTTGAAGCCCTCACAATTCTATCATCACTTTTCGTTCGGGACTACAGAGACATTGCGGGAACACAACTCATTAACCTCTCTTCTGCCGGAGGGTATACGATTGTACCTACCGCTGTCACTTATTGTGCTGCAAAATTTTATGTAAGTACGTTTACAGAGGGATTAGCACACGAACTAAGAGAAAGCGGCGCTAAAATGCAGGTAAAAGTGCTGGCCCCCGCCGCGACAAAAACAGAGTTTGGAAAAGTAGCAAACGATGTCAGCAATTATGACTATGATAAATTGTTTGGAACATATCACACCAGCCAGCAAATGGCAGCGTTTTTGTTGGAATTATATGATAGCAATAAAATAGTTGGTACAGTAGATAGAGAGAATTTTAGCTTTAAATTATGTGACCCGCTATTTTCCTACTCCGGTAACTCTAAACACAATCAAAAGACAAGTAAATAG
- a CDS encoding CatA-like O-acetyltransferase: protein MANSYKVIDEKNWKRSMHCQVFRNSVEPAFCVTFELDITNFLKEVKVKGYSFTMSLIYTVTKCANNIEEFRYRFVDGQVVLFDHIDTAFTYIDKETELFKVVNVPMKETAEDYVRTALKAAREQKEYFTGPLGNDVFQFSPFPWVSYTHISHTNSGNKENATPLFDWGKFFERDGRILLPFSVQAHHSFVDGIHVGKLADLLQDALNKTI, encoded by the coding sequence ATGGCGAATTCATATAAGGTCATTGACGAAAAAAACTGGAAGAGAAGCATGCATTGTCAGGTGTTCAGAAACAGTGTGGAGCCTGCATTCTGTGTGACTTTTGAGCTGGATATCACGAACTTTCTGAAGGAAGTAAAGGTGAAAGGCTATTCTTTCACGATGTCGCTCATATATACGGTCACAAAATGCGCCAACAATATCGAAGAATTCCGCTACCGGTTTGTGGACGGGCAGGTGGTCCTGTTTGACCATATAGATACGGCTTTTACATACATAGATAAAGAGACAGAACTGTTTAAAGTTGTAAATGTTCCCATGAAAGAAACGGCGGAGGATTATGTGAGAACAGCACTGAAAGCGGCGCGGGAGCAAAAAGAGTATTTTACAGGGCCTCTTGGAAACGATGTGTTCCAGTTTTCTCCATTTCCGTGGGTGTCATACACGCATATATCCCATACAAATTCGGGCAATAAAGAAAATGCCACCCCGCTGTTTGACTGGGGGAAATTTTTTGAAAGGGATGGCAGGATTCTGCTGCCGTTTTCGGTACAGGCCCATCACTCCTTTGTAGACGGCATACATGTCGGAAAGCTGGCAGATTTACTTCAGGATGCACTCAATAAAACGATATGA
- a CDS encoding helix-turn-helix domain-containing protein: MEINQSEKTGKFICVMRKEKNLTQKDLAQKLDVTDKAISKWERGISCPDISLLIPLAKVLDVTTSELLNGERASEEQPEHAEAMVEEALHYSDRSSKLKLKRNRHIMLIVLTASFLIAIVTCLICDFCLNSSLSWSLIVIVSLLFCWVFLLPSFKAKNKIIKKTLAAASVLVIPYLAALSLILKQPLVFTLGACISVITAIVLWCIYIVFFILPGRKLCATGISFLLAIPASIGINRVIFLFTRQPGQTFSEYLMNTLGLSVLAAVCFGAHYLNSRRTE; the protein is encoded by the coding sequence ATGGAAATCAATCAAAGTGAAAAAACGGGGAAATTCATTTGTGTCATGCGAAAAGAAAAGAATCTGACCCAAAAAGATCTGGCACAAAAACTTGATGTGACCGATAAAGCAATATCAAAATGGGAACGTGGAATAAGCTGTCCCGACATATCTCTATTGATCCCTCTGGCTAAAGTATTGGATGTGACTACCAGCGAACTTCTGAACGGAGAACGCGCGTCAGAAGAGCAGCCTGAACATGCGGAAGCTATGGTGGAAGAAGCGCTGCACTATTCTGACAGAAGTTCAAAGCTTAAGCTGAAAAGAAACAGACATATTATGTTGATCGTGCTGACCGCATCCTTTCTTATTGCGATAGTCACATGTCTGATCTGCGACTTCTGCCTGAACAGCTCACTGTCCTGGTCTTTGATCGTCATTGTCTCCCTCCTTTTTTGCTGGGTATTTCTTCTGCCTTCTTTTAAGGCAAAAAATAAAATCATCAAAAAAACACTCGCCGCGGCGAGTGTTCTCGTGATACCTTATCTGGCAGCCTTAAGCCTGATATTGAAACAGCCGCTTGTTTTTACTCTTGGCGCCTGCATATCAGTCATCACTGCTATCGTACTCTGGTGTATTTACATTGTTTTTTTCATTCTTCCCGGCAGAAAACTGTGCGCAACAGGAATATCGTTTCTGCTGGCCATACCTGCAAGCATCGGAATAAACCGCGTGATCTTTTTATTTACCCGGCAGCCGGGGCAGACATTTTCAGAATATTTGATGAACACGCTCGGCCTGTCTGTATTAGCGGCCGTCTGCTTTGGCGCACATTATCTTAATTCACGCAGAACAGAATAG
- a CDS encoding YbhB/YbcL family Raf kinase inhibitor-like protein: MNVTSTGIIDNTIQDKFGGRGTQFNENGIPTCSLPIKIENAPKETVSFALVLEDKDAYPVTGGFVWVHWLAANITRRELKENESQKAQDFVQGNNSWTSIQGNQQSKALSCFYGGMTPPDRAHIYELHVFALDKLLELNNGFFLNELYSKMEGHILAQFTLKGSYDKV; the protein is encoded by the coding sequence ATGAATGTAACAAGTACAGGAATTATTGATAATACTATTCAAGACAAATTTGGCGGGCGAGGAACACAATTTAATGAAAATGGCATCCCGACCTGTTCTCTGCCAATTAAAATTGAAAATGCCCCAAAAGAGACGGTATCATTCGCCCTTGTATTGGAAGATAAAGACGCCTATCCTGTTACAGGAGGATTTGTCTGGGTACACTGGCTGGCTGCAAATATCACACGAAGAGAACTAAAAGAGAACGAGAGCCAGAAAGCTCAAGACTTTGTGCAGGGGAACAACAGTTGGACGAGTATTCAAGGGAATCAGCAAAGCAAAGCGTTATCTTGTTTCTACGGAGGAATGACACCCCCAGACCGAGCGCATATCTATGAACTACACGTTTTCGCATTAGATAAATTGTTGGAGCTTAATAACGGATTTTTCCTAAATGAGTTGTATTCAAAAATGGAAGGACATATTTTAGCCCAATTCACATTAAAAGGCAGCTATGATAAAGTATAA
- a CDS encoding formamidopyrimidine-DNA glycosylase, with product MIELPEALARAAELDKTIAGKTVAKVYPPSSPHKFCWFNGEPEAYDRQLRGREVQKAEGFGIFVELRFSGGFGLCFNDGVNVRLLEPSAGLPEKYQLRIDFTDSWVLIFTVAMYGGILCYEHTCANEYYVLSKERLSPLADEFDEEYFRGLLAGVKPGISAKAFLAAEQRIPGLGNGVLQDILFRAGIHPKKKVGKLTAEETERLFGSVKGVLAEMSRLGGRDTEKDIWGSPGKYPTVMSKNTYRNPCPICKGEIVKTAYLGGSVYYCPRCQPLD from the coding sequence ATGATCGAATTGCCGGAGGCGCTTGCAAGGGCAGCAGAGCTTGATAAGACGATCGCGGGAAAGACGGTGGCGAAGGTGTATCCGCCTTCTTCACCGCATAAATTCTGCTGGTTTAATGGGGAGCCGGAAGCTTATGACAGACAGCTGCGGGGAAGAGAAGTGCAGAAGGCGGAAGGGTTTGGCATCTTTGTGGAGCTTCGGTTCAGTGGTGGCTTTGGACTCTGTTTTAATGACGGCGTCAATGTGAGGCTGCTTGAACCGTCCGCCGGGCTGCCGGAAAAATATCAGCTGCGGATCGATTTTACAGACAGCTGGGTGCTGATATTTACGGTGGCAATGTATGGAGGGATTCTCTGCTATGAGCATACGTGTGCCAATGAATATTATGTGCTGAGCAAGGAGAGACTGTCTCCGCTTGCGGACGAATTTGACGAGGAATATTTCCGGGGACTTCTGGCAGGTGTGAAGCCTGGCATAAGTGCGAAAGCGTTTCTGGCAGCAGAACAGAGGATTCCGGGGCTCGGAAACGGGGTACTGCAGGACATTCTCTTTCGAGCCGGGATCCACCCGAAAAAAAAGGTCGGGAAACTGACGGCGGAAGAGACAGAACGCTTATTTGGGAGTGTCAAGGGAGTGCTGGCAGAAATGTCCCGCCTTGGCGGCAGGGATACGGAAAAGGATATTTGGGGAAGTCCCGGGAAGTATCCTACGGTTATGTCTAAAAACACATACAGAAATCCTTGTCCTATATGCAAAGGAGAGATAGTCAAGACAGCGTATCTCGGCGGCTCGGTCTATTATTGTCCCCGCTGTCAGCCGCTGGATTGA
- a CDS encoding sporulation initiation factor Spo0A C-terminal domain-containing protein, producing the protein MNKPRALLLRLGIRSTLKGFHFLLYALQLCLSNDEYLLSIYRTLYMDTAVHFKTSRDNVDHCIRTAISNCWYKGNRELLISIAGYELKQKPANGEFIDILYNYLYEEA; encoded by the coding sequence ATGAACAAACCAAGAGCTTTGCTGTTAAGGCTCGGGATACGGTCTACACTGAAGGGATTTCACTTCCTTCTGTACGCTCTGCAGCTGTGCTTGTCAAACGATGAGTACCTCCTTTCTATCTACAGAACTCTTTACATGGATACCGCAGTGCACTTCAAGACATCGAGAGATAACGTAGACCATTGTATCCGCACTGCCATTTCTAACTGCTGGTATAAAGGCAACCGGGAACTTCTTATAAGTATCGCCGGCTACGAACTTAAACAGAAACCAGCCAATGGAGAATTCATAGACATTCTCTATAATTACTTATATGAGGAAGCATAG
- a CDS encoding sporulation initiation factor Spo0A C-terminal domain-containing protein: MNKPRALLLRLGIRSTLKGFHFLLYALQLCLSNEEYLLSVYKTLYMDIAAHFGTSRDNVDHCIRTAIANCWYKGNRDLLISITGYELKQKPANGEFIDILYNYLCQEG, translated from the coding sequence ATGAATAAACCAAGAGCTTTATTACTAAGGCTCGGCATACGGTCTACGCTGAAAGGATTTCACTTCCTTCTGTATGCGCTGCAGCTGTGCTTATCAAACGAAGAATACCTGCTTTCTGTCTACAAAACTCTGTATATGGATATCGCGGCACATTTTGGTACTTCCAGAGATAATGTAGACCATTGTATCCGTACTGCTATTGCAAACTGCTGGTATAAAGGCAACCGTGATCTTCTTATAAGCATCACTGGTTATGAACTTAAACAGAAACCAGCCAACGGAGAATTTATTGATATTCTCTACAATTACTTATGCCAGGAAGGATAG
- a CDS encoding phage holin family protein produces MEQIMNYIKPELMTVAIALYFLGMWFKQAAFLKDKYIPLVLGIIGIFMCGIWIMATASCATARDIAIALFTAVVQGILAAGVSTYINQLIKQAGKTEE; encoded by the coding sequence ATGGAACAAATTATGAATTATATAAAACCGGAACTGATGACTGTTGCGATCGCATTATATTTTTTGGGTATGTGGTTCAAACAGGCTGCGTTTCTGAAGGACAAGTACATACCGCTGGTCCTTGGCATTATCGGCATCTTCATGTGTGGTATTTGGATAATGGCAACGGCCAGCTGTGCCACGGCCCGGGATATTGCAATCGCGCTCTTTACAGCGGTCGTCCAGGGGATCCTGGCGGCGGGAGTGAGCACATATATAAATCAGCTCATAAAGCAGGCTGGAAAAACAGAGGAATAA
- a CDS encoding TetR/AcrR family transcriptional regulator, whose amino-acid sequence MQTKKESIGEEILKAAQKEFLLHGYEAASMRVIARKANTTLGNIYHYYPSKESILSEILKEPLEKLAKVTEGHLEQQDKVYSMEELLDALKNMNDLMDYEEFQCLLDERLLILFDLRTTQFVEKREEFVKKFKSHMAWHLGLKDSDSPYIDILTSTFILCIRHVLLEHKDSEDAQKEFIKVFKMLCTGLAVNEEKL is encoded by the coding sequence ATGCAGACGAAGAAAGAAAGCATCGGAGAAGAGATACTCAAAGCGGCACAGAAAGAATTTCTGCTTCATGGGTATGAAGCTGCTTCTATGCGTGTGATCGCCAGAAAAGCCAATACAACACTCGGAAATATATATCATTATTATCCGAGTAAGGAGTCCATCCTTTCGGAGATACTAAAAGAACCTCTGGAAAAGCTTGCGAAAGTTACGGAAGGACATCTTGAGCAGCAGGATAAAGTATATTCAATGGAGGAACTGCTGGATGCGCTGAAAAATATGAATGATTTAATGGATTATGAAGAATTTCAGTGTCTGCTGGATGAAAGACTGCTGATTTTATTTGACTTAAGAACGACACAGTTTGTTGAGAAACGGGAGGAGTTTGTAAAAAAGTTTAAGAGCCATATGGCATGGCATCTCGGATTAAAAGACAGCGATTCTCCCTATATCGACATACTAACGTCAACATTTATCTTATGTATCCGTCACGTATTGCTTGAGCACAAAGACTCCGAAGATGCACAGAAGGAATTTATCAAAGTTTTTAAAATGCTATGTACGGGACTGGCAGTCAATGAAGAGAAACTTTGA
- a CDS encoding winged helix-turn-helix transcriptional regulator produces the protein MKMREEFTCPLELVHDMIKGKWKPIILWRLRLGATSLSKLEKDIDGITQKMLLEQLKELIDYGFVGKKSFEGYPLHVEYSLTEGQGRELLKALTIMQHIGIEYLKKQGKENVLIEKGVVPE, from the coding sequence ATGAAAATGCGTGAGGAATTTACCTGCCCTCTGGAACTGGTTCACGATATGATTAAGGGCAAGTGGAAACCAATCATTTTGTGGAGATTGCGATTAGGCGCAACCTCTCTTTCAAAACTGGAAAAAGACATTGATGGCATTACACAGAAAATGCTCCTGGAACAGCTCAAAGAGCTGATAGATTATGGTTTTGTCGGAAAGAAATCGTTTGAGGGTTATCCTCTCCATGTGGAATATTCTCTAACGGAAGGACAAGGCCGTGAGCTGCTAAAGGCCTTAACGATCATGCAGCATATCGGTATTGAATACCTAAAAAAACAAGGTAAAGAAAATGTGCTGATCGAAAAAGGCGTTGTTCCCGAATAA